The proteins below are encoded in one region of Mycobacterium shinjukuense:
- a CDS encoding antibiotic biosynthesis monooxygenase has protein sequence MYARSTTIQAQPQSIDTGIAHVRDVVMPALQEMDGCVGVSLLVDRRSGRCIATSAWETAEAMRATGEQVTPIRDRCAEMFGGTAAVEEWEIASMHRDHRSADGACVRATWVKVPPDQVDQGIEYYKSSVLPQIEALDGFCSASLLVDRASGRAVASTTFDSLAAMDRNREQATALKTRSLREAGGEELDECEFELALAHLRVPELV, from the coding sequence GTGTACGCGCGCTCTACCACTATTCAGGCGCAACCCCAGTCCATCGACACCGGGATTGCGCATGTTCGCGATGTGGTTATGCCCGCGCTGCAGGAGATGGACGGGTGCGTCGGCGTATCCCTTTTGGTCGACCGGAGATCCGGCCGCTGCATCGCCACCAGCGCCTGGGAGACCGCGGAGGCGATGCGTGCCACCGGGGAACAAGTCACGCCTATCCGTGATCGGTGCGCGGAGATGTTCGGCGGCACCGCCGCCGTCGAGGAGTGGGAGATCGCGTCGATGCATCGCGACCACCGCTCGGCCGACGGTGCCTGTGTGCGGGCGACCTGGGTCAAGGTGCCACCGGACCAAGTTGACCAGGGCATCGAGTATTACAAGTCGTCCGTGCTGCCGCAGATCGAGGCCCTCGACGGGTTCTGCAGCGCCAGCCTGTTGGTCGACCGCGCCTCCGGGCGTGCGGTGGCCTCCACGACGTTCGACAGCCTCGCCGCGATGGACCGCAACAGGGAGCAGGCGACCGCCCTCAAGACCAGGTCGCTGCGCGAGGCGGGCGGCGAGGAACTCGATGAGTGCGAGTTCGAACTGGCGCTGGCGCACCTGCGGGTACCCGAACTGGTCTGA
- a CDS encoding secondary thiamine-phosphate synthase enzyme YjbQ — protein sequence MLDVDTARRRIVDLTDAVRAFCATHNDGLCNVFVPHATAGVAIIETGAGSDEDLVDTLNRLLPRDDRYRHAHGSYGHGADHVLPALVAPSVTVPVSGGEPLLGIWQSVVLVDLNRDNPRRSVRLSFVEG from the coding sequence GTGCTGGATGTGGACACCGCGCGTCGCCGCATCGTCGATCTCACCGACGCCGTGCGTGCCTTCTGCGCGACCCACAACGACGGCCTGTGCAACGTGTTCGTCCCGCATGCGACGGCCGGTGTGGCGATCATCGAGACCGGAGCCGGTTCCGACGAGGACCTGGTCGACACCCTGAACCGGTTGTTGCCGCGCGACGACCGCTACCGGCACGCCCACGGCTCCTACGGTCACGGCGCCGATCATGTGCTGCCGGCGCTGGTCGCACCGTCGGTGACGGTGCCGGTGTCGGGTGGTGAGCCGCTGCTGGGGATCTGGCAAAGCGTGGTTCTGGTCGACCTCAACCGGGATAATCCGCGTCGGTCGGTGCGTTTGAGTTTTGTGGAGGGCTAA
- a CDS encoding transglutaminase family protein codes for MSIKVALEHRTSYTFDQPVRVYPHIVRLRPAPHCRTPIEAYSLRVQPAEHFINWQQDAVGNFLARLVFPKPMRQLTITVGLIADLKVINPFDFFVEDWAETWPSTGLTYPKPLADDLEPYLRPVDEDGADAPGAGPGELVRAWVRNFTMPEGTRTIDLLVALNRALHADVGYTVRMEPGVQTPDFTLRAGVGSCRDSAWLLVSILRQLGLAARFVSGYLVQLASDVEALDGPSGPAADFTDLHAWAEVYLPGAGWIGLDPTSGLFAGEGHIPLAATPHPATAAPISGGTDVCHTVLEFSNTVTRVHEDPRVTLPYSDQAWRAICAVGRGVDQRLAAGDVRLTIGGEPTFVSVDNHVDTEWRTAADGPHKRQRASDLAARLKARWAPHGLIQRGQGRWYPGEPLPRWQIALYWRTDGRPLWTNDALLADPWLNQPPPADNEAAQRVLAGVAEGLGLPLSQVRPAYEDPLSRLAAAVRLPSGDPVDPGDDLSPDTNPDTAAARVALLARLDGSVATPAAFVLPLHRRADGLGWASANWRLRRGRLVLIEGDSPAGLRLPLNSISWRPPRVSFDVDPMTVADARAPEPDAAEAAAAVLEDPETAPTTAMVAEVRDGLLYLFMPPTEALEYFVDLIARVEAAAAQANCPVVVEGYGPPPDPRLASTTITPDPGVIEVNIAPTASFDEQHQQLETLYEQARLARLSTESFDVDGTHGGTGGGNHITLGGVTPADSPLLRRPDLLVSLLTYWQRHPSLSYLFAGRFVGTTSQAPRVDEGRSEALYELEIAFAEIARLAGGGPAANRAEPWLVDRALRHLLTDITGNTHRAEFCIDKLYSPEGPRGRQGLLELRGFEMPPHLRMAMVQSLLVRSLVAWFWEQPLRAPLIRHGDNLHGRYLLPHFLIHDIAEVAADLRAHGIAFETSWLDPFTEFRFPRIGTAVFNGVEIELRGAIEPWYTLGEEATATGTARYVDSSVERIQVRVIGADRHRYVVTCNGYPVPLLATDNPDIHVGGVRFKAWQPPSALHPTIGADGPLQFELIDLTAGTSCGGCTYHVAHPGGRAYDEPPVNAVEAESRRARRFEATGFTPGKLDLSDLREKQARILTDIGAPGILDLRRVRTVHQ; via the coding sequence ATGAGCATCAAAGTTGCGCTGGAGCACCGCACCAGCTACACCTTTGACCAGCCGGTTCGGGTGTATCCGCACATCGTGCGGCTGCGCCCGGCGCCGCACTGCCGCACACCCATCGAGGCGTACTCGCTGCGGGTGCAGCCGGCCGAGCACTTCATCAACTGGCAGCAGGACGCGGTGGGCAATTTCCTGGCCCGGTTGGTGTTTCCGAAACCCATGCGGCAGCTGACCATCACCGTCGGGCTCATCGCTGACCTCAAGGTCATCAACCCGTTCGACTTCTTCGTCGAAGACTGGGCCGAAACCTGGCCTTCGACAGGATTGACCTACCCCAAGCCGCTGGCCGATGACTTGGAACCGTATCTGCGGCCGGTCGACGAGGACGGCGCGGACGCCCCCGGGGCCGGACCGGGTGAGCTGGTGCGGGCGTGGGTGCGGAACTTCACCATGCCGGAGGGCACCCGCACCATCGACCTGCTGGTCGCGCTCAACCGCGCACTGCACGCCGACGTCGGCTACACCGTGCGCATGGAACCGGGCGTGCAGACACCGGACTTCACGCTGCGCGCCGGCGTTGGATCGTGCCGGGACTCGGCCTGGCTGTTGGTGTCGATCCTGCGCCAGTTGGGGCTGGCCGCCCGCTTCGTGTCCGGCTACCTGGTGCAGCTGGCTTCCGACGTCGAGGCGCTGGACGGGCCGTCCGGGCCGGCCGCCGACTTCACCGACCTACACGCCTGGGCGGAGGTGTACCTGCCCGGCGCGGGGTGGATCGGACTGGACCCGACGTCGGGGCTGTTCGCCGGGGAGGGGCACATCCCGCTGGCGGCCACCCCGCACCCCGCGACCGCGGCGCCGATCAGCGGCGGCACCGATGTCTGCCACACCGTGCTGGAGTTCTCCAACACCGTCACCCGCGTGCACGAAGACCCGCGCGTCACGCTGCCCTACAGCGACCAGGCGTGGCGGGCGATCTGCGCGGTCGGCCGTGGCGTCGACCAGCGGCTGGCGGCCGGTGACGTCCGGCTGACCATCGGCGGCGAACCCACGTTCGTCTCGGTGGATAACCACGTCGACACCGAGTGGCGAACCGCCGCCGACGGTCCGCACAAGCGGCAACGGGCCTCCGACCTAGCCGCCCGGCTCAAGGCCCGGTGGGCCCCGCACGGACTGATCCAGCGCGGCCAGGGCAGGTGGTATCCGGGAGAACCGTTGCCGCGCTGGCAGATAGCGCTGTACTGGCGCACCGACGGGCGCCCGCTGTGGACCAACGACGCGCTGCTGGCCGACCCCTGGCTCAACCAGCCGCCGCCGGCCGACAACGAGGCGGCCCAGCGGGTGCTCGCCGGTGTCGCCGAGGGCCTGGGGCTGCCGTTGTCACAGGTGCGGCCGGCCTACGAGGACCCGTTGAGCCGGCTGGCGGCCGCGGTGCGACTGCCGTCCGGCGACCCGGTGGACCCGGGCGACGACCTGTCCCCCGACACCAACCCCGACACCGCCGCCGCCCGCGTGGCGCTGCTGGCGCGCCTCGACGGGTCCGTCGCCACCCCGGCGGCGTTCGTGCTGCCGCTGCATCGCCGTGCCGATGGCCTCGGCTGGGCCAGCGCGAACTGGCGGCTGCGCCGCGGTCGCCTGGTGCTGATCGAGGGGGATTCCCCGGCGGGTCTACGGCTGCCGCTGAACTCGATCAGCTGGCGCCCGCCCCGGGTGTCGTTCGACGTCGACCCGATGACCGTGGCGGATGCTCGAGCGCCGGAGCCCGACGCCGCGGAGGCGGCAGCGGCGGTGCTGGAGGATCCCGAGACCGCGCCGACGACCGCGATGGTCGCCGAGGTGCGCGACGGGCTGCTCTACCTCTTCATGCCGCCCACCGAGGCGCTGGAATACTTCGTGGACCTCATCGCCCGCGTCGAGGCAGCGGCGGCGCAGGCCAACTGTCCGGTCGTGGTCGAGGGCTACGGCCCCCCACCCGACCCGCGGCTGGCATCGACGACGATCACCCCCGACCCCGGCGTGATCGAGGTCAACATCGCGCCCACCGCCAGCTTCGACGAACAACATCAGCAGCTGGAAACCCTGTATGAGCAGGCCCGGTTGGCTCGGCTCTCGACGGAGTCGTTCGACGTCGACGGCACCCACGGCGGCACTGGCGGCGGCAACCACATCACGCTGGGCGGCGTCACCCCGGCCGACTCACCGCTGCTGCGCCGGCCCGACCTGCTGGTCTCCCTGCTGACCTACTGGCAGCGGCACCCGTCGCTGTCGTATCTATTCGCTGGGCGATTCGTCGGCACCACGTCGCAGGCACCGCGAGTGGACGAGGGCCGCTCCGAGGCGCTCTACGAGCTCGAGATCGCGTTCGCCGAGATCGCCCGGCTAGCAGGTGGGGGGCCCGCGGCGAACCGAGCCGAACCGTGGCTGGTCGACCGCGCGCTGCGGCACCTGCTCACCGACATCACCGGCAACACCCACCGCGCCGAGTTCTGCATCGACAAGCTCTACAGCCCCGAGGGACCCCGCGGCCGACAGGGCCTGCTGGAGCTGCGCGGCTTCGAGATGCCGCCGCATCTGCGGATGGCGATGGTGCAGTCGCTGCTGGTGCGCTCGCTGGTGGCGTGGTTCTGGGAGCAGCCGCTGCGCGCCCCGCTGATCCGGCACGGGGACAACCTGCACGGGCGATACCTGTTGCCGCACTTCTTGATCCATGACATCGCCGAGGTGGCCGCCGACCTGCGCGCGCACGGCATCGCGTTCGAGACCAGCTGGCTGGATCCGTTCACCGAGTTCCGCTTCCCGCGCATCGGCACCGCCGTGTTCAACGGTGTGGAGATCGAGCTGCGCGGCGCGATCGAGCCGTGGTACACCCTCGGCGAGGAGGCCACCGCCACCGGCACCGCCCGCTACGTCGACTCGTCGGTCGAACGCATCCAGGTCCGGGTCATCGGCGCCGACCGGCACCGCTACGTGGTGACCTGCAACGGCTACCCGGTCCCGCTGCTGGCCACCGACAACCCCGACATCCACGTCGGCGGGGTGCGGTTCAAGGCCTGGCAGCCGCCCAGCGCGCTGCACCCGACCATCGGCGCCGACGGCCCGCTGCAGTTCGAGCTCATCGACCTCACCGCCGGCACGTCGTGCGGCGGCTGCACCTACCACGTCGCCCACCCCGGAGGGCGCGCCTACGACGAGCCGCCCGTCAACGCCGTGGAGGCCGAGTCCCGCCGCGCCCGTCGCTTCGAGGCGACCGGGTTCACACCAGGCAAACTGGATCTATCAGACCTCCGCGAGAAACAGGCCCGGATTTTGACCGACATCGGCGCGCCGGGGATCCTCGACCTGCGCCGCGTGCGTACCGTGCACCAGTAA
- a CDS encoding replication-associated recombination protein A, with amino-acid sequence MPEAVSDGLFDLPGASKMSDPGLGAPAGAPLAVRMRPASLDEVVGQDHLLAAGSPLRRLVEGSGVASVILYGPPGSGKTTLAALISRATGRRFVALSALSAGVKDVRAVIDYARKALLSGEQTVLFIDEVHRFSKTQQDALLSAVENRVVLLVAATTENPSFSVVAPLLSRSLILQLRPLTADDIRAVVRRAIEDPRGLGGRISVAPEAVDLLVRQAAGDARRALTALEVAAEAAQGTNEPVTVATIERSLDKAAVRYDRDGDQHYDVISAFIKSVRGSDVDAALHYLARMLVAGEDPRFIARRLMILASEDIGLADPTALQVAVAAAQTVALIGMPEAQLTLAHATIHLATAPKSNAVTTALAAAMNDIKAGKAGLVPAHLRDGHYSGAAALGNAQGYKYSHDDPDGVVAQQYSPDELVNVDYYRPTGRGGEREIVGRLDRLRAIIRNQRRNQRS; translated from the coding sequence ATGCCTGAAGCCGTGTCCGACGGTCTATTCGACCTGCCCGGCGCATCGAAGATGAGCGATCCTGGCCTGGGCGCTCCGGCCGGGGCGCCGCTGGCGGTGCGGATGCGCCCGGCGTCGCTGGACGAAGTGGTCGGGCAGGACCACCTGCTGGCCGCGGGGTCGCCGTTGCGCCGCCTGGTCGAGGGCTCGGGCGTGGCGTCGGTCATCCTGTACGGCCCGCCGGGAAGCGGCAAGACGACGCTGGCGGCGCTGATCTCACGGGCCACCGGCCGCCGATTCGTGGCGTTGTCGGCGTTGTCGGCGGGCGTTAAGGATGTTCGGGCGGTTATCGACTATGCGCGCAAGGCGCTCCTTTCCGGCGAGCAGACGGTGCTGTTCATCGACGAGGTGCATCGGTTCTCCAAGACCCAGCAGGACGCCCTGCTGTCGGCGGTGGAGAACCGGGTGGTGTTGCTGGTGGCCGCGACCACCGAGAACCCATCGTTTTCGGTGGTGGCCCCGCTGCTGTCGCGGTCGCTGATCCTGCAGTTGCGGCCGCTGACGGCCGACGACATCCGCGCCGTGGTGCGGCGCGCGATCGAGGATCCGCGCGGCTTGGGCGGGCGGATCTCGGTGGCGCCCGAGGCCGTCGACCTGCTGGTGCGCCAGGCGGCCGGCGACGCCCGCCGCGCCCTGACCGCGCTGGAGGTCGCCGCCGAGGCCGCCCAGGGGACCAACGAGCCGGTCACGGTTGCGACCATCGAGCGGTCGCTGGACAAGGCCGCGGTCCGCTACGACCGAGACGGCGACCAGCACTACGACGTGATCAGCGCGTTCATCAAATCGGTGCGCGGTTCCGACGTCGACGCCGCGCTGCACTATCTGGCCCGCATGCTGGTCGCCGGGGAGGATCCGCGGTTCATCGCCCGCCGGCTGATGATCCTGGCCAGCGAGGATATCGGCCTGGCCGATCCGACCGCGCTGCAGGTCGCGGTCGCCGCGGCGCAGACGGTGGCGCTGATCGGCATGCCCGAAGCCCAGCTGACGCTGGCGCACGCCACCATCCACCTGGCCACCGCACCAAAGTCGAACGCGGTCACCACGGCCCTGGCCGCGGCGATGAACGACATCAAGGCCGGCAAGGCCGGCCTGGTGCCGGCCCATTTGCGCGACGGGCACTACTCGGGGGCCGCCGCGCTGGGCAACGCGCAGGGCTACAAATACTCCCACGACGACCCGGATGGCGTTGTCGCCCAACAATATTCGCCGGACGAGCTGGTGAACGTGGACTACTACCGGCCCACCGGCCGCGGCGGTGAGCGCGAGATCGTCGGCCGCCTGGACCGGCTGCGGGCGATCATCCGCAACCAGCGGCGCAATCAGCGCAGCTGA
- the alaS gene encoding alanine--tRNA ligase, with protein sequence MQTHEIRKRFLDHFVKAGHTEVPSASVILDDPNLLFVNAGMVQFVPYFLGQRTPPYSTATSIQKCIRTPDIDEVGITTRHNTFFQMAGNFSFGDYFKRRAIELAWSLLTNPVADGGYGLDPDRIWATVYLDDDEAAQLWQQIAGLPPKRIQRRGMAHNYWSMGIPGPCGPSSEIYYDRGPEFGPEGGPIISEDRYLELWNLVFMQNERGEGTSKEDYVILGPLPRKNIDTGMGVERVALVLQGVHNVYETDLLRPIIDTVAARAPRPYDVGNHADDVRYRIIADHSRTAAILIGDGVSPGNDGRGYVLRRLLRRVIRSAKLLGIDTPIVGDLMATVRDAMGPSYPELVTDFERINRIAVAEETAFNRTLASGSKLFDEVAGATKSSGAGVVSGSDAFTLHDTYGFPIELTLEMAAEAGLMVDEAGFHELMAQQRRRAKADAAARKHAHADLSAYRELVDAGPTKFTGYDELTSEARILGIFVDGKRVPVVAHGSPGDIAEADRVELILDRTPLYAESGGQIADEGTISGTGSSGTARAAVTDVQKIAKTLFVHRVNVESGEFVEGDTVIAAVDPGWRRGATQGHSGTHMVHAALRQVLGPSAVQAGSLNRPGYLRFDFNWQGPLTEQQRTQIEEVTNEAVQAGFEVHTFTEQLDKAKAMGAIAMFGESYPDQVRVVEMGGPFSLELCGGTHVSNTAQIGPVTILGESSIGSGVRRVEAYVGLESFRHLAKERALMAGLASSLKLPSAEVPARVANLVERLRAAEKELERVRLAGARAAAANAAAGAERIGNVRVVAQRMSAGMTAADLRSLVGDIRGKLGSDPAVVALIAEGERSTVPYAVATNPAAQDLGIRANELVKQLAVAVAGRGGGKADLAQGSGKDPTGIDAALDAVRSEIAVIARVG encoded by the coding sequence GTGCAAACACACGAGATCAGGAAGCGGTTCCTTGATCACTTCGTGAAGGCGGGCCACACCGAGGTACCGAGCGCCTCGGTGATCCTCGACGACCCCAACCTGTTGTTCGTCAACGCCGGCATGGTCCAGTTCGTCCCGTACTTCCTGGGGCAGCGCACGCCGCCGTATTCCACGGCCACCAGCATCCAGAAGTGCATCCGCACCCCCGATATCGACGAGGTCGGCATCACCACCCGGCACAACACGTTCTTTCAGATGGCCGGCAATTTCTCGTTCGGCGACTATTTCAAACGCCGGGCGATCGAACTGGCCTGGTCGCTGCTGACCAACCCCGTCGCCGACGGCGGCTACGGACTGGATCCGGACAGAATCTGGGCCACGGTGTATCTCGACGACGACGAGGCCGCGCAGCTGTGGCAGCAGATCGCCGGGCTGCCGCCCAAGCGGATTCAGCGCCGCGGCATGGCCCACAACTATTGGTCGATGGGCATCCCCGGGCCCTGTGGGCCGTCGTCGGAGATCTACTACGACCGCGGGCCCGAGTTCGGCCCCGAGGGCGGCCCGATTATCAGCGAGGACCGCTACCTTGAGCTGTGGAACCTGGTGTTCATGCAGAACGAGCGCGGCGAGGGCACCAGCAAAGAGGACTATGTGATCCTGGGGCCGCTGCCCCGCAAGAACATCGACACCGGCATGGGGGTGGAGCGGGTCGCGCTGGTGCTGCAAGGGGTGCACAACGTCTACGAGACCGATCTGCTGCGACCGATCATCGACACCGTGGCCGCTCGCGCGCCGCGCCCCTATGATGTCGGCAATCACGCCGACGACGTGCGCTACCGCATCATCGCCGACCACAGCCGCACCGCCGCGATCCTGATCGGCGACGGCGTCAGCCCCGGCAACGACGGCCGCGGCTATGTGTTGCGTCGGTTGCTGCGCCGGGTCATCCGCTCGGCCAAGCTGCTGGGCATCGACACCCCGATCGTCGGGGATCTGATGGCCACCGTGCGCGATGCGATGGGCCCGTCCTATCCCGAGCTGGTCACCGACTTCGAGCGGATCAACCGCATCGCCGTCGCCGAGGAGACGGCGTTCAACCGCACGCTGGCGTCGGGCTCCAAGCTGTTCGACGAGGTGGCCGGTGCCACCAAGTCCTCCGGCGCCGGCGTGGTGTCCGGTTCGGACGCCTTCACCCTGCACGACACCTACGGCTTCCCGATCGAGCTGACCCTGGAGATGGCCGCCGAAGCCGGGCTGATGGTCGACGAGGCCGGCTTTCACGAACTGATGGCGCAGCAGCGCCGCCGCGCCAAGGCCGACGCCGCCGCGCGCAAGCACGCGCACGCCGACTTGAGCGCCTACCGCGAGTTGGTCGACGCCGGCCCCACCAAGTTCACCGGATATGACGAGTTGACTTCCGAGGCAAGGATTTTGGGCATCTTCGTGGACGGCAAGCGGGTTCCGGTGGTGGCGCACGGCTCGCCGGGGGACATCGCCGAAGCCGATCGGGTGGAGCTGATTCTGGACCGCACCCCGCTGTATGCCGAGTCGGGTGGGCAGATCGCCGACGAGGGAACCATCAGCGGAACCGGGTCCAGCGGCACCGCCCGGGCGGCGGTCACCGATGTGCAAAAGATCGCCAAAACCCTTTTTGTGCATAGGGTTAACGTGGAGTCCGGGGAATTCGTCGAGGGCGACACCGTCATCGCGGCGGTGGACCCGGGCTGGCGCCGGGGCGCCACCCAGGGTCACTCGGGCACCCACATGGTGCACGCGGCGTTGCGACAAGTGCTGGGGCCCAGCGCGGTTCAGGCCGGCTCGCTGAACCGGCCGGGCTACCTGCGCTTCGACTTCAATTGGCAAGGGCCGTTGACCGAACAGCAGCGCACCCAGATCGAAGAAGTGACCAACGAGGCCGTGCAAGCCGGCTTCGAGGTGCACACCTTCACCGAGCAGCTCGACAAGGCCAAGGCGATGGGCGCTATCGCAATGTTCGGCGAGAGCTATCCCGACCAGGTGCGGGTGGTTGAGATGGGCGGACCGTTCTCGCTGGAGCTGTGCGGCGGCACCCATGTGAGCAACACCGCCCAGATCGGCCCGGTGACGATCCTGGGTGAATCGTCGATCGGTTCCGGGGTGCGCAGGGTGGAGGCCTACGTCGGGCTGGAGTCGTTCCGGCACCTGGCCAAGGAACGCGCGCTGATGGCCGGGCTGGCGTCGTCGCTGAAGCTTCCGTCGGCTGAGGTGCCTGCCCGGGTGGCCAATCTGGTGGAGCGGCTGCGGGCCGCCGAGAAGGAACTCGAACGCGTGCGGCTGGCCGGCGCGCGGGCGGCCGCGGCGAACGCGGCGGCCGGCGCCGAACGCATCGGCAACGTCCGGGTGGTGGCGCAACGCATGTCCGCCGGGATGACCGCGGCCGACCTGCGTTCCCTGGTCGGCGACATCCGCGGCAAGCTGGGCAGCGATCCGGCGGTGGTCGCGCTGATCGCCGAGGGGGAGAGGTCCACCGTGCCGTATGCGGTGGCGACCAATCCCGCCGCCCAGGACCTCGGCATTCGGGCCAACGAGCTGGTCAAACAGCTTGCCGTGGCGGTCGCGGGCCGCGGCGGCGGCAAGGCCGACCTGGCGCAAGGCTCAGGCAAGGATCCGACCGGGATCGACGCCGCGCTCGACGCGGTCCGCTCCGAGATCGCCGTGATAGCACGGGTCGGTTGA